ACTTGCTCGATCTGGACCTCCGAAACCTGCACCGTGACGATTCGCTCGAGGAGTACGCCGCCTTCGCGCTGGTCGACCACTCTCGACCCGGGGTCAACGATCAGCTCCCGACGAACCTCCACGTCGACGTCGTCATCGACCACCATCCGCCCCGCGGACCGGTTCCCGGCGAGTTCGTCGACCTGCGCCAGCAGGCGGGCGCGACCAGCACGGTGCTGACCGAGTACCTCGAGCGGTTCGGTCTCGACATCGACCCGGTGACGGCGACGGCGCTGCTGTACGGGATCCGGGTCGATACGAACGATTTCAGCCGGGAGGTGTCACCCGCCGATTTCCGGGCCGCGTCGGTGCTGTGGCCCCGGGTCGACGCGTCGATCCTGGCGCAGATCGAACAGCCCTCGCTCGAGGGCGAGACCCTCGAGACGATCGCTCGAGCGATCAAAAACCGGGTCCAGCGGGATTCGGTCGCCGTCGCCAGCGTCGGACGGATCGGCAACCGCGACGCGTTGCCCCAGGCGGCCGACCAGTTGCTCGCGATGGAGGGGATCGAGACGACGCTCGTCTTCGGGTTCGCCAGGGAGATGGTGTTCCTGTCGGCCCGGTCCCGTGCCGGCGCGGTCGATCTCGGCGAGACGCTCCGGGACGCGTTCAACCGGATCGGCAGCGCCGGCGGCCACGCCGATATGGCCGGCGCACAGCTCGAGATCGGCATTCTGGGCAGCGCGGACGACGAGGAGGAGGTCGAGTCGATCGTCAGCGTAGTCGAAGAGGTCATCACGAACCGGTTCTTCGAGGCGCTCGAGACGCGGCCGGGCGTCCCGGTCGGCGCCTACACCCAGACCAGCGAGTGGTTGTTCACGCAGCGCGGCGACCGAGAGGACGGCGAATCGGCGTGACCGCTCGCCGGGTCGGTGCCGAGAGCGCGCGGAAGCCAGTACTTTTGCGCACGGCACCCGTGTGTCCGCCCATGGAGGTCGCGTCGGAACGGACGAAACCCCAGGTCAAAGACTACATGACGCGCGACGTGGCGACGGTGTCGCCCGACGAAACTGTCGGCGAGGTCGCGACGCGGATCGCCGAGAGCGAGGAGCACAGCGGGTTCCCCGTCTGTGAGCGACGACGCGTCGAGGGCTTCATCAGCGCCCGCGATCTGTTGCTCGCGGACGACGGCGATCCGATCTTCAAGGTGATGGCGACGGACCTGCTGGTCGCCCACCCCGACATGAAAGTGACCGACGCCGCGCGCGTCATCCTCCGATCGGGCATCCAGAAGCTCCCCGTCGTCGACGACGCGGGCAACCTCGTGGGGATCATCTCCAACGCCGACGTCATCCGCAGTCAGAACGAACCCGCGACCACCGAGAAGGTCGGCAAGCTGATGCGAACCCTGGAGCAGATCCACGACATCGAGTTGACGGAGGAGCGCCGGACGGTCCCGCTCTCGGAGCTCACGCCCACGCAAGGCCGGGTCTACGCCGACGAACTCGAGGGGCGACGGTACGAACTCGAGCGCGGGCTGGCCGAGCCGCTGGTGGTCATCGACAACGGCGGCACCCTCCTGCTGGCGGACGGCCACCACCGCGTGCTCGCGGCCGACCGGCTGCGGATCGACGAGATGGACGCCTACGTCATCGTCATCGACCACGAGATCGACCTCGGAATGGCGCGCACGGCAGAGAAAGAGGGCCTCGAGCGCATCGACGACATCGACGTCGTCGACTACGCGCGACACCCACTCGTCCAGACGACGAAGCGACTGCAGTCCGACGGCGGCAGCGAGGCGGAGTAGGGAACGGGACGATCTCGACCAGTGCAAGCGGGTTCTCACAGTCGCTATCGACGAACAGTCACCGCTATCGATTGCTGGTGACCGTTTTCCGTGTCCGCGCAGTACCTCGTTCGATGACTGAATCACGCACGCCCGACCGCGTCCTCGTCGCCGGTGCCAGCGGGGCGACCGGCGAGGAGTTGCTCTCCGCCCTTCGGCCGACCGACCTCTCCGTTCGCGCGACCACCCGCTCGTACGCGAGCGTCGACACGCTCGAGCGACACGGTGCGGAGGAGGTGGCCGTCGTCGATTTCTTCGAGTCGGCCGACGCGGTCGCCGCCGTCGAGGGCTGTGACATCGTCTACTGCACGCTCGGAACGCCGCCGTCGGTGCGACACACGACCGGCGGGAAGCTGGTCGACCGGACCGGCGTCATCAATCTGATTACCGCCGCCGTGGCGACGGACGTCTCCTACTTCGTTTTCGAGAGCGCGATCGGCGTCGGGAACTCGAAAGCGGGGATGTCGCTGCCGGCTCGGCTCGTGCTTCGGGGCTCGTTGCGAGCGAAACGGGATGCGGAGGCGTCGCTGCGCCGATCGGGGCTCGAATA
The Natrinema salaciae genome window above contains:
- a CDS encoding CBS domain-containing protein, coding for MEVASERTKPQVKDYMTRDVATVSPDETVGEVATRIAESEEHSGFPVCERRRVEGFISARDLLLADDGDPIFKVMATDLLVAHPDMKVTDAARVILRSGIQKLPVVDDAGNLVGIISNADVIRSQNEPATTEKVGKLMRTLEQIHDIELTEERRTVPLSELTPTQGRVYADELEGRRYELERGLAEPLVVIDNGGTLLLADGHHRVLAADRLRIDEMDAYVIVIDHEIDLGMARTAEKEGLERIDDIDVVDYARHPLVQTTKRLQSDGGSEAE
- a CDS encoding NAD(P)-binding oxidoreductase; this encodes MTESRTPDRVLVAGASGATGEELLSALRPTDLSVRATTRSYASVDTLERHGAEEVAVVDFFESADAVAAVEGCDIVYCTLGTPPSVRHTTGGKLVDRTGVINLITAAVATDVSYFVFESAIGVGNSKAGMSLPARLVLRGSLRAKRDAEASLRRSGLEYTIVRPGKLTNDPPCGEIVVGEGGNSVSGSIPRADVARVMAAAPFTPAARNRTLEVVSRDGLSGPPNHRVDIDWADDRLMAGHERREV
- a CDS encoding DHH family phosphoesterase — encoded protein: MVFRLVLGCGTVCRQVIEQLAERGGRLLVITDDESVVETLRDESVPARSADPTDPDAIANVDPPDVIFVASDRTDVNQAALEVARERFPAASIAAYLGGNATAADRGKFEALADHVVDPATAMADRVLEGTASPSAETAIELGQYLTGIDGRLAVVAHDNPDPDAIASAVALVDIANAVGVDADACYFGDISHQENRAMVNLLDLDLRNLHRDDSLEEYAAFALVDHSRPGVNDQLPTNLHVDVVIDHHPPRGPVPGEFVDLRQQAGATSTVLTEYLERFGLDIDPVTATALLYGIRVDTNDFSREVSPADFRAASVLWPRVDASILAQIEQPSLEGETLETIARAIKNRVQRDSVAVASVGRIGNRDALPQAADQLLAMEGIETTLVFGFAREMVFLSARSRAGAVDLGETLRDAFNRIGSAGGHADMAGAQLEIGILGSADDEEEVESIVSVVEEVITNRFFEALETRPGVPVGAYTQTSEWLFTQRGDREDGESA